One window of Perca flavescens isolate YP-PL-M2 chromosome 6, PFLA_1.0, whole genome shotgun sequence genomic DNA carries:
- the LOC114556559 gene encoding zinc finger protein 585B-like, producing MEGGKQRLQNVQEDGLSRDLMDAGRFCFSCEQIFANRKCLEEHFCSAASHICSCGTEFAEYKDMLEHSTTHEPGHQVLDHDTIRKRRIEKRIEEEKQLKRLRTGEVVWETPKFDNGPSISLPVKPMLQAPITSACFPQVPKQSAQISQVPQLYSSMSQASLLPNPNPHEKDMQNIFAGVGAPTVDLWTLYQPVVLLQTVRTFNKSKPYTCGKCGQCFMTKTSLISHHSTHVTDKVSGCIGCGLLLSSKKMVPRFHFCKAPNTATKFRIITARPLNFKNRNESSTHRSPSVQGTCATSSLQLKSQNPTAASEGSRAPLMISNLQFKNQKICTYNKSNQGLHVSPSLLAKGQNHSAYNKTSWGLPVTHSMQFKMATKSGSGVSSKPMQTSSASNRFPCRVCYLPFETPQLLQRHKCVKAQEFMAQHVQGKQNNKLKRVTPVTSLHPVQMNGERKLGFSASDNMKKNQVMAVVLDKGQGPAPVNGKTDVDKEDDCYIVESGPDKPAEMIYQVTSSVPIKT from the coding sequence atggagggaggaaagCAAAGACTGCAAAATGTCCAGGAGGATGGCTTGAGTAGAGATTTGATGGATGCCGGACGGTTTTGCTTCAGCTGTGAGCAGATATTTGCAAATCGTAAATGCCTGGAGGAACACTTTTGTTCTGCTGCAAGTCACATCTGTTCCTGTGGAACTGAATTTGCTGAATACAAGGACATGCTGGAGCACAGCACCACACACGAACCGGGACACCAAGTGCTTGATCATGATACAATAAGGAAGCGCAGAATTGAGAAGCGCATAGAAGAGGAGAAGCAGCTGAAAAGACTACGGACGGGTGAAGTTGTCTGGGAGACCCCTAAATTCGACAATGGGCCATCAATTTCTTTGCCAGTGAAGCCTATGCTGCAAGCCCCCATTACATCAGCATGTTTCCCACAAGTTCCCAAGCAGTCTGCGCAGATTTCACAAGTGCCTCAGTTGTACAGCTCTATGTCACAAGCATCTTTGCTCCCAAATCCTAACCCCCATGAAAAAGACATGCAAAATATTTTTGCAGGTGTGGGTGCACCAACAGTGGATCTTTGGACACTTTACCAGCCTGTTGTGTTGTTGCAAACAGTGCGCACATTTAACAAGTCAAAGCCTTACACTTGCGGTAAATGTGGGCAGTGTTTTATGACAAAGACCTCTCTCATCTCCCACCACAGCACTCATGTCACAGATAAAGTTTCTGGCTGTATAGGATGTGGGCTGCTGCTCTCCAGCAAGAAGATGGTGCCTCGCTTCCATTTTTGTAAGGCACCCAACACCGCTACCAAATTCAGAATCATCACCGCTAGACCACTGAATTTTAAGAATCGAAATGAATCCAGCACACACAGGAGTCCAAGTGTTCAGGGGACTTGTGCCACTTCCTCCCTACAGTTGAAAAGCCAGAATCCCACGGCAGCCAGTGAAGGCAGTCGGGCACCTCTCATGATTTCCAACCTGCAGTTCAAAAACCAGAAGATCTGTACATACAATAAAAGCAATCAGGGGCTTCATGTCTCTCCATCCCTGCTGGCCAAGGGTCAGAATCACAGTGCATACAATAAAACCAGTTGGGGGCTTCCTGTCACACACTCCATGCAGTTCAAGATGGCCACAAAATCTGGATCAGGTGTATCAAGCAAACCAATGCAGACATCCTCCGCATCAAATCGGTTCCCATGTCGAGTCTGTTATCTTCCTTTTGAAACTCCCCAGCTGCTACAGAGGCACAAGTGTGTCAAAGCACAGGAGTTTATGGCACAGCATGTGCAAGGCAAACAGAATAACAAACTCAAGAGGGTGACCCCGGTGACGAGCCTACATCCTGTTCAGATGAATGGTGAGAGAAAACTTGGGTTTTCAGCTTCTGATAACATGAAGAAAAACCAAGTCATGGCTGTCGTTCTGGATAAAGGGCAAGGGCCGGCTCCTGTGAATGGGAAAACAGATGTGGATAAGGAAGATGATTGTTACATAGTTGAAAGCGGACCAGACAAACCTGCTGAGATGATATACCAAGTAACCTCGTCTGTCCCTATTAAGACTTGA